GAGCGGCAGAAACATGAGTACCCCGAACACCCTTGAGCCTAGAACCGAGAGAACAGCGACCACGGTCGCCTCGTCGGCACGTGGCGTTCGCCGCGGCGCTGTGGCAACGACCGTTGTCGTGCTCGGATTGAGCCTGACCGCATGTGGCGGCAACCTCACATCCGGAGGCTCCACTGACAGCGACTCCGGGACCAAGGGCACCATCAAGCTCGGCATGCTCACCCCGCTGAGCGGCAGCTCCGCTGCCATCGGCCCGAACATGCGGCACGGCGCTCAGCTCTCCGTCGACGAGATCAACGCCAAGGGCGGGGTGGACGGCCGCAAGCTCGAACTCACTGTCGAGGACGAGGCGTGCGACCCGAAAACGGCCGCTGCCGGCGCCGCGAAGCTGGTCAGCGCCGGGATCGACATCTCCGTCGGCGGCTACTGCTCCTCGGCGACCCTGCCCACGCTGAGCATCTTCAACAAGGCGAACATCCCGGTGATCATCCCGGTCGCGAACTCCACGGACCTGGTCGCCCAGAAGCTGCCCAACGTGTTCCTGATCAACGGCACCGGCATCCAGCAGGCACAGGCCGCGTCGCAGTTCCTCAAGGATCAGGGCGCCACCGGTGTCGCGCTCCTGGACGACAACACGTCGTACTCGACCGACATCGCCAAGCGGACCGAGCAGGATCTGAAGTCGCTGGGCGTCAAGGTGGCTGGCCATCAGTCGGTCACCGCGGGCGAGTCGGACTACTCCGGAGCGGTCAACGCGGTCATCAGGGCGAAGGCGGACTTCGTCTATTGGACGGGGTATTACCAGGAGGGCGGCCTGATCATTAAGCAGCTGAAGGCGGCGGGCTACCAGGGCAAGTTCATGGTCGCCGACGGCTCGGTCGACCCCAAGCTGATCGAGATCGCCGGCCAGAGGAACGCGCAGGGTGTGTTCGCGACGATGACGCAGACGCCTCAGACCGTTCCAGGTGGCGCTGCCTGGGCCAAGAAGTACAAGGCCAAGTTCGGCTCCGCGCCCGGCCCGTACTCGACTCAGGCGTACGACGCGGTGCGGGTCGCGGCCGAAGCGGTCAGAGAGTCCGGTTCGACCGACGGCCAGGCGGTGATCAAGGCGCTGGAAGCGATCGACGACTTCGAGATCTTCTCCGGCTCGCTGAAATTCACGTCCGAGCACACGCTCATCGAGGGTGGTTTCCACATCCTCGTCGTCAAGGGCAACGGCTTCACGCTCAACAAGTGACCTGAGGCCGTGTAACACATGAACCACTTCATCCAACTCGTGCTGGACGGCCTGTTCGTAGGGTCCTTCTACGCTCTTGTCGCACTCGGCTACTCGATGGTCTACGGGATCATCAAACTCCTCAACTTCGCCCACGGCGACATCTACATGCTCGGCGCCTTCGCCGGCTTCACCGTGCTCAGCGTTGCCGCCGGTGCGCTGGGCAGCGGGATCGCCGCGCTCGTCGTAGTCATGCTCATCGCGATGGTCGCGACCGGTTCCCTCGGTATCGTCCTGGAGCGGGTGGCCTACCGTCCGCTGCGCAACGCACCACGTCTGTCCGTCCTCATCACCGCGATTGGTGCGAGCTTCGCACTCGAATACGGCGTTGCGGTCGCGTTCGGCCCAAATCCGGAGGTGTACACGCTCGAAGTCGGCAACGGCGCACTGAACATCGCGGGTGCACGGCTCAGCGACGCGCAGCTGGCGATGATGGTGATCGCGGTCGCGCTGATGGTGGCTCTCGACACCCTGGTCCGCAAGACCCGCTCTGGCCGGGCCATGCGGGCGATCGCGCAGGACCCCAAGGCGTGCCTGCTGATGGGCATCAAGGTCGACAACGTCATCTCACGGACCTTCTTCATCGGGTCCGCGCTGGCTGGTGCGGCGGGCGTCATGGCAGGCGCTTACTACGGGAAGATCGACTTCCTGATGGGCTTCATCATCGGGCTCAAGGCGTTTACCGCGGCGGTCATCGGCGGCATCGGGAACCTGCGCGGCGCCATGCTCGGCGCGATCGTGCTCGGTCTGCTGGAGTCCTTCGGCGTCGCGTTCTTCGGCAGCGAGTGGCGTGATGTCTTCGCCTTCGGCTTCCTCATCCTGTTCCTGACCGTGCGCCCGACCGGGCTGCTCGGCGAGCGCGTCACGGAGCGTGTGTGATGAACGACGAGACGACCCTGAACCCCGCCGAGGAGCCCTCGGCATACGTCCGCGCCGTGGAGGAACGCGCACCGGCGAACGTCGCACTCGCCGGGAAGGGAGTCGGGAGCCCGAAACCGAGCCGGGCGACGCTGTCGTCCGTGGTGTCGGGCGCCCTCGGCAGCAAGTGGCTCGGCCTTGTCCTGGCCGTCCTCACGGTGGCATTGCCGTTCGTCAACTCGACGACGTACCTCATCCAGATCGCCACGGGCGCCCTCATCTTCGTGATGCTCGCGGTCGGGCTGAACATCGTGGTCGGGTTCTGCGGACTCCTCGACCTCGGGTACGCCGCGTTCTTCGCGATCGGCGCGTACACCTCGGGCGTGCTGGCGACGAAGTTCGGCTGGCCGATGATCGCGACCATCCCCGTGGTAGTGGTAGTCGCGGTCCTCGGCGGCATCTTCATCGGCGGGCCCACGCTCCGGCTGCGCAGCGACTACCTGGCCATCGTCACCCTCGGTTTCGGGGAGATCATCCGCATCACCGCGAACAACATCGACTTCACCGGCGGACCGAACGGCCTGTACGGCATTCCCGGCTTCGGCGACTTCGGGCTGCGCTCGGACATCGTGGTGTACTGGGTGTCCGCCGTCGTGGTCTGTGCGGCCGTTCTCTTCTCCAGCCGACTCGGGCGCGGCAGGCTCGGCCGGGCGTGGCGCTTCGTCCGCGAGGACGAGGACGCCGCCGAGGCCATGGGTATCCACACCTACAAGGTCAAGTTCGCGGCATACATCGCCGGTGCGGTCTTCGGAGGCATCGCGGGCGTGCTCTTCGCCGCCCAGCAGACGGCGATCTCCCCGCCTAGCTTCAACTTCCTGTGGTCGGCGCTTATCCTCATGGCCGTCGTCCTCGGCGGTATGGGCTCCACGCCCGGTGTCGTCCTCGGCGCCCTGATCATCTCCCTCCTGCCGGAACTGCTGCGCGGCGCGGAGAACTGGCGCTACCTCATCTTCGGCCTGCTGCTGATCGTCGTCATGATCTTCCGTCCGCAGGGACTGCTGCCCGCTCGCACCGGTGAACCGAAGCGGTGCGAACGGCGAGGGCCGACCACCACCCAGGAAGGTGCATCGTGAGCCAAGTGCTACTCGACGTCCGGGACATCGCGGTGCAGTTCGGCGGCGTCCGCGCCGTCGACGGCCTGACCTTCGCCGTCCACGAAGGTGAGGTGCTCTCGGTCATCGGCCCCAACGGCGCTGGCAAGACGAGCGCGTTCAACTGCATCACTGGCTTCTACCGGCCCTCCGCGGGCTCGGTGACGTTCGCGGGCACGGACATCACCGGGAAACGAACGGCTGCTGTCGCCGCGAGCGGGATCGCGCGGACCTTCCAGAACCTGCGGCTGTTCGGGGATCTGACCGTGCTCGACAACGTACGCGCCGGGATGCACGTACGGATCAAGCAGAACGCCTTCGACGCGATGCTTCACACCCCTCGTTACCGGCGTTCCGAGGATGCCGCCACCGACGAGGCAAACCGGTGGCTCAACTTCGTGGGCATGGAGTATGACCGCGCCGCCCAGATCCGCAACCTCCCCTACGGCGAGCAGCGGCGGGTCGAGATCGCCCGCGCCCTGGCCCGGGAGCCGAAGCTGCTCCTGCTGGACGAGCCGGCGGCCGGTCTCAACCACGGGGAGAAGGCTCAACTGCTCGACCTCATGCGGCGTATCGCCGGCCTGGGGACCGCCGTGGTCCTGATCGAGCACGACATGGGCCTGGTGATGGAGGTGTCCGAGCGGATCGTCGTGCTTAGCCACGGCAAGGAGATCGCCGACGGCACACCGGCCGAGATCCGGTCCAACCCGGCCGTGATCGAGGCGTACCTCGGGGCCGACGACGAGGAGGCACATGTGGAGGTGGAACGCATCGCGGCCGAGGCGAACCCCGGTGGCCCGACCACGGAGGTGCAGCGGTGAGCACGGTCCTCGACATCAAGGGCCTGGAGGTCGTCTACGGCAAGGTGGAAGCCCTCAGGGGCCTCGATCTCACCGTCGGCGAGAACGAGATCGTCGCGCTGCTCGGCAACAACGGCGCCGGCAAGTCAACGACGGTCTCCACCATCTCCGGCGTGGTGCGGCCCCGGGTCGGTTCGATCACGGCGTACGGAGACGACATCACGGTGGCGACGCCCTGGTCGATCGTCCAACGCGGGATCGTGCACGTGCCGGAGGGCCGGCGGATCTTCTCCCGGCTGACGGTGCACGAGAACCTCCAACTCGGCGGCTACACCGTGAAGGACGGCGCGACGATCGACAAACGGATCAATCGGGTCTACGAGTTGTTCCCGCGCATGGCCGAGCGCCGCAACCAGCAGGGCGGCACCCTGTCCGGCGGCGAGCAGCAGATGCTGGCCATCGGCCGGGCCATGGTCGGGGGACCACGGCTGATCATGCTGGATGAACCGTCCATGGGGCTGGCCCCCCTGGTCGTGGCCCAGGTCATGGACGCCATCGTCTCGATAAACCAGGCGGGAACATCTGTGCTGCTCATCGAACAGAACGCACGGGCCGCCCTCAAGATCGCCCACCGCGGCTACGTCATCGACTCGGGCCGGGTGAAGGTGGCTGGAGCAGCCGATCAACTACGGGCCGACCCGCAGGTCGTGGAGGCGTATCTCGGGGCGTGACACTGCGCTGACCCGAGCCGGGCATGTACGCAGTCCTGCGGACCGCGCGGCGGCCAACAGCCGTGCGGCAGGCCGCTTTGGATGGGTGACCCCGAGCGATCGCTTCGTGGATGCGCTCGGGGCCGGTGTCCCGGGAAGGAACCAGCGCCAGTCGCCGCCGGCCGTCGGAGTCGGTGAAACAGGCAAGCGACGACTATCTCCACAATAGCGAACCCGCGGGCAAAGGTGTTGGGAGGACTATCGCGGCGTGCGCGCTGACGCCAAGGGCCGCCAGGCCGGTGACCCTGTGCAGAAACCACGCGGGAGTAATGCTGTCGCTTGTGCGGTGACACCTGAGGGTCCTCAGCTGTGTGCGGGGCTGTCGGGGGTGTCGCCGGTGCCGCCCGGCTGGGCAGTGGGGTCGGCGTACCAGGGGAACCCGGCAACATCGGGTTCAATCCAGCCGGTGCGGGCCTGAGGGCTGGCCAGAGTGGCGGAGTGGTAGAAGCGATTGAGGAGTCTTTTGTCGAGCAGCGCGGGGTACTGATCGGTGAAGGCGTCGAAGTCGGGGGCGTCGGACTGGTCTGCGTGGTAGCCCACGAGTTCAACCCAGGCCCGGCTGACGGTGGCGTTGTACTTCTGCGGGGCGCCTGCGTAACGGGTGGTGCTCTGGATGCCGTCACTGACCACGTCGACTGCCGCGCTGGTGCCGTAACGCCGGACGGCCAACCAGGTCAGCTGGAGATGCTGGCGGTGACCGAACCGCTCGGCTGTCGCCATCACCTCCCCCATCAGCTCGGAGAACGGCGAGCCCTTCTCATCAGCACCCTGACCGGCGTGCAGATGCGCCCTGTGGCCCGAGTGCGGGCCGTGGTCGTGTGCGGTCATGACCCTTCCTTGGCCAGTGCGTCCAGAACCGCATAGAAGCCAGCGATTGCCTCGGCGGGCAGGCCGTCGAGTGCGTGGTTCTCCAGGGTGGCCAGGGTATGGGTGATGACGGCGGCCGCCGCGTGCCCGGAATCGGTGAGTTCGATGAGCACGGACCGGCGGTCGCCGGCGCGCGTGCCGCGAGTGATGTGGCCACGGCGCTCCAGCCGGTCCAGCACGCTGGTCAGCGTGGTGGGGCGGGTACCGACCGCGGCCCCCAGCTGGGA
The Streptomyces sp. CNQ-509 DNA segment above includes these coding regions:
- a CDS encoding branched-chain amino acid ABC transporter substrate-binding protein; the encoded protein is MATTVVVLGLSLTACGGNLTSGGSTDSDSGTKGTIKLGMLTPLSGSSAAIGPNMRHGAQLSVDEINAKGGVDGRKLELTVEDEACDPKTAAAGAAKLVSAGIDISVGGYCSSATLPTLSIFNKANIPVIIPVANSTDLVAQKLPNVFLINGTGIQQAQAASQFLKDQGATGVALLDDNTSYSTDIAKRTEQDLKSLGVKVAGHQSVTAGESDYSGAVNAVIRAKADFVYWTGYYQEGGLIIKQLKAAGYQGKFMVADGSVDPKLIEIAGQRNAQGVFATMTQTPQTVPGGAAWAKKYKAKFGSAPGPYSTQAYDAVRVAAEAVRESGSTDGQAVIKALEAIDDFEIFSGSLKFTSEHTLIEGGFHILVVKGNGFTLNK
- a CDS encoding ABC transporter ATP-binding protein produces the protein MSQVLLDVRDIAVQFGGVRAVDGLTFAVHEGEVLSVIGPNGAGKTSAFNCITGFYRPSAGSVTFAGTDITGKRTAAVAASGIARTFQNLRLFGDLTVLDNVRAGMHVRIKQNAFDAMLHTPRYRRSEDAATDEANRWLNFVGMEYDRAAQIRNLPYGEQRRVEIARALAREPKLLLLDEPAAGLNHGEKAQLLDLMRRIAGLGTAVVLIEHDMGLVMEVSERIVVLSHGKEIADGTPAEIRSNPAVIEAYLGADDEEAHVEVERIAAEANPGGPTTEVQR
- a CDS encoding branched-chain amino acid ABC transporter permease: MNDETTLNPAEEPSAYVRAVEERAPANVALAGKGVGSPKPSRATLSSVVSGALGSKWLGLVLAVLTVALPFVNSTTYLIQIATGALIFVMLAVGLNIVVGFCGLLDLGYAAFFAIGAYTSGVLATKFGWPMIATIPVVVVVAVLGGIFIGGPTLRLRSDYLAIVTLGFGEIIRITANNIDFTGGPNGLYGIPGFGDFGLRSDIVVYWVSAVVVCAAVLFSSRLGRGRLGRAWRFVREDEDAAEAMGIHTYKVKFAAYIAGAVFGGIAGVLFAAQQTAISPPSFNFLWSALILMAVVLGGMGSTPGVVLGALIISLLPELLRGAENWRYLIFGLLLIVVMIFRPQGLLPARTGEPKRCERRGPTTTQEGAS
- a CDS encoding MarR family winged helix-turn-helix transcriptional regulator, with the translated sequence MKSEFEPSSRSALLSLQRATHATLHLIATELVDLDLTTSEINALANLADGQGRTVSQLGAAVGTRPTTLTSVLDRLERRGHITRGTRAGDRRSVLIELTDSGHAAAAVITHTLATLENHALDGLPAEAIAGFYAVLDALAKEGS
- a CDS encoding branched-chain amino acid ABC transporter permease, which produces MNHFIQLVLDGLFVGSFYALVALGYSMVYGIIKLLNFAHGDIYMLGAFAGFTVLSVAAGALGSGIAALVVVMLIAMVATGSLGIVLERVAYRPLRNAPRLSVLITAIGASFALEYGVAVAFGPNPEVYTLEVGNGALNIAGARLSDAQLAMMVIAVALMVALDTLVRKTRSGRAMRAIAQDPKACLLMGIKVDNVISRTFFIGSALAGAAGVMAGAYYGKIDFLMGFIIGLKAFTAAVIGGIGNLRGAMLGAIVLGLLESFGVAFFGSEWRDVFAFGFLILFLTVRPTGLLGERVTERV
- a CDS encoding ABC transporter ATP-binding protein: MSTVLDIKGLEVVYGKVEALRGLDLTVGENEIVALLGNNGAGKSTTVSTISGVVRPRVGSITAYGDDITVATPWSIVQRGIVHVPEGRRIFSRLTVHENLQLGGYTVKDGATIDKRINRVYELFPRMAERRNQQGGTLSGGEQQMLAIGRAMVGGPRLIMLDEPSMGLAPLVVAQVMDAIVSINQAGTSVLLIEQNARAALKIAHRGYVIDSGRVKVAGAADQLRADPQVVEAYLGA